Proteins encoded within one genomic window of Prochlorococcus marinus str. MIT 9515:
- a CDS encoding DUF805 domain-containing protein, which produces MYSKIFNAYQEFWLKATDFESKTTRLDWWYVQLANVAISIIAIPIFLRTFGFNVYGLICILPQIAIDIRRLKDFGKNWKWIFINLLPVFGWLIWFIWLGFGKSGNGRSKFI; this is translated from the coding sequence ATGTATAGTAAAATTTTTAATGCCTATCAAGAATTTTGGCTTAAAGCTACGGATTTCGAGAGTAAAACCACAAGATTGGATTGGTGGTATGTTCAACTAGCAAATGTCGCGATATCTATTATCGCTATCCCAATTTTTTTAAGAACATTTGGTTTTAACGTTTATGGGTTAATATGTATTCTGCCTCAAATAGCTATTGATATTAGAAGATTGAAGGACTTTGGCAAGAACTGGAAATGGATTTTTATAAATTTACTACCAGTTTTTGGATGGTTAATATGGTTTATATGGCTGGGGTTTGGTAAATCTGGGAATGGAAGGTCTAAATTTATTTAA